In Methanosphaera sp. ISO3-F5, a genomic segment contains:
- a CDS encoding CDP-glycerol glycerophosphotransferase family protein: MSDKKGFMFSVVLTVSDNPGYLEQSISSVLDQTLDFKDNVQIIFIDYGGCVESTELIRRVGRVYPDNVVILSKDYLGQPYAENNVYKVPGGEYVTFLEGTDYFSKNTFEQVKNFYDKHSEESNIVSIPVINGNTEDRLNYKFEQTRIINLEEEANNPQLHLKSCFIKKSALHNYKYNRKTLFEEETILINQLLLDLPRIGVIKNVKYYIRQIFDPKLFKNKTIQEKKYIQRIIFIKKLLSTSITKKSIVPDFIKYTITYYIQNILKLPDLSFLDKEGKNQLLGEVQSIISILDDDMIYDNENIDYALKGFFIYLKKGVYSIVGEDDNVVMRSGDYYIDDLKKHRIWLDIVDINDNQLIISGVYTTNFDNDSLRINLIKEDAGNNRETFSCDYFTYPQRDRSNVEYLGIPWKFVYNFEVSLKLKDVIHNKYTFEVTFEENNIQMKYTPRIEFRISSYFSSVSIYAVIGEYILFKDSSSISVIPYSFRKLFNFEVKNIFKIIKSSEKGKVGAAFMHFLYLLLYKLMDNKKIWLLNDRLDMVDDNAKHLFEYALKQDDGINKYLIVDKNSEDYKKLKKNYKNIITYGSFKHKILYLFSEKRISSLLNEKFFNPFYNDEEDKRKLYCNLVTAPRYFIQHGVIYRNLTEHIKRYNHNLRLIVTSAEREKQSFFDLNYRFPEEVVQILGLPRFDNLIRDNKIKKQILFTPTWRLQLDKNESLFLNSDYYHMLNSFLSNGELFELLDEYGYKFIFKPHPQLIKHLDSFEMNEAVVVSTGESYQELIRGSALMISDVSSVISDFAYLKKPIIYYQKNEDHHFEPFFDYVSEGFGDVLKSEDDVICKLRFYLENGCVMEDKYKERVSNFFKYNDKDNCKRVYEWILKH, from the coding sequence ATGAGTGATAAGAAAGGTTTTATGTTTTCTGTGGTATTGACTGTGTCTGATAATCCGGGTTATTTGGAGCAATCGATTAGTTCTGTGTTGGATCAGACATTGGATTTTAAGGATAATGTTCAGATAATTTTTATAGATTATGGGGGATGTGTTGAGTCAACAGAGCTTATTAGGCGTGTTGGTCGTGTGTATCCGGATAATGTTGTTATTTTGTCAAAGGATTATCTTGGTCAGCCTTATGCTGAAAATAATGTTTATAAAGTTCCTGGTGGTGAATATGTTACATTCCTTGAAGGAACTGATTACTTCTCAAAAAACACATTCGAACAAGTAAAAAACTTCTATGATAAACATTCTGAAGAGAGTAATATAGTATCAATTCCAGTAATTAATGGAAATACCGAAGATAGATTAAACTACAAATTCGAACAAACAAGAATAATAAATCTTGAAGAAGAGGCTAATAATCCACAACTACACCTAAAATCATGTTTTATCAAAAAATCAGCACTACACAACTACAAATACAATAGAAAAACATTATTTGAAGAAGAAACCATACTAATAAACCAATTACTCTTAGATCTTCCACGAATAGGTGTGATAAAAAATGTTAAATATTATATTAGACAAATATTCGACCCTAAACTCTTTAAAAACAAAACAATCCAAGAAAAAAAATATATTCAAAGAATAATTTTTATTAAAAAATTATTATCCACATCAATCACAAAAAAGAGTATTGTACCTGATTTTATCAAATATACAATCACATACTACATACAAAACATACTTAAACTACCTGATTTAAGTTTTCTAGATAAAGAAGGAAAAAACCAGTTACTTGGCGAAGTACAGAGTATTATCAGTATTCTTGATGATGATATGATTTATGATAATGAGAATATTGATTATGCTTTGAAGGGTTTCTTCATTTATCTTAAAAAGGGCGTATATTCTATTGTTGGTGAAGATGATAATGTTGTGATGCGGTCTGGTGATTATTATATTGATGATCTTAAGAAACATAGGATATGGTTGGATATAGTTGATATTAATGACAATCAGTTGATAATTTCTGGGGTATATACTACAAACTTTGATAATGATTCACTTAGAATAAACCTGATTAAAGAAGATGCAGGAAATAATAGGGAAACTTTTTCATGTGATTATTTTACTTATCCTCAAAGGGATAGAAGTAATGTTGAATATTTGGGCATTCCATGGAAGTTTGTTTATAATTTCGAAGTGTCATTAAAATTAAAAGATGTAATTCATAACAAATATACTTTCGAAGTAACATTTGAAGAAAATAATATTCAAATGAAATATACTCCTCGGATAGAGTTCAGGATATCCTCTTATTTTTCTAGTGTATCTATTTATGCGGTTATTGGGGAGTATATTTTATTTAAGGATAGTTCTTCTATTTCGGTTATTCCTTATTCTTTTAGGAAACTTTTTAACTTTGAAGTTAAGAATATTTTTAAAATCATTAAAAGTTCTGAAAAAGGTAAGGTGGGAGCTGCATTTATGCATTTCTTATATCTTTTATTGTATAAGTTAATGGATAATAAGAAGATTTGGTTATTGAATGATAGACTGGACATGGTCGATGATAATGCAAAACATTTATTTGAGTATGCACTTAAACAAGATGATGGTATAAATAAGTATCTTATCGTAGACAAAAATTCTGAAGATTATAAAAAACTTAAAAAGAATTATAAGAACATCATAACTTATGGATCATTCAAACATAAAATATTATACCTATTCAGTGAAAAAAGAATATCATCTCTCCTAAATGAAAAATTTTTCAATCCCTTCTATAATGACGAAGAAGATAAACGCAAACTCTACTGTAATTTAGTAACAGCACCAAGATACTTCATACAACACGGAGTAATCTACAGAAACTTAACAGAACACATAAAACGATATAATCATAATCTAAGATTAATAGTTACCTCAGCAGAACGTGAAAAACAATCATTCTTTGACCTAAACTATAGATTCCCAGAAGAAGTTGTTCAAATACTAGGACTTCCACGTTTTGACAACCTTATAAGAGATAACAAAATAAAAAAACAAATATTATTCACGCCAACATGGAGATTACAACTAGACAAAAATGAATCGTTGTTCTTAAATTCGGATTATTATCATATGTTGAATAGTTTTTTAAGTAATGGTGAGCTTTTTGAATTGTTGGATGAGTATGGTTATAAGTTTATATTTAAGCCTCATCCTCAGTTGATTAAGCATTTGGATTCTTTTGAGATGAATGAGGCTGTTGTTGTTTCTACGGGGGAGTCTTATCAGGAGTTGATAAGGGGTTCTGCGTTGATGATTAGTGATGTTTCTTCGGTGATTTCGGATTTTGCTTATCTTAAGAAGCCGATTATTTATTATCAGAAGAATGAGGATCATCATTTTGAGCCTTTCTTTGATTATGTGAGTGAAGGTTTTGGTGATGTGCTTAAGAGTGAGGATGATGTTATCTGTAAGTTGAGGTTTTATCTTGAAAATGGTTGTGTGATGGAGGATAAGTATAAAGAGAGGGTTTCAAACTTTTTCAAGTATAATGATAAGGATAATTGTAAACGTGTGTATGAGTGGATTTTAAAGCATTAA
- a CDS encoding CDP-glycerol glycerophosphotransferase family protein, translating into MYPDNVVILSKDYLGQPYAENNVYKVPGGEYVTFLEGTDYFSKNTFEQVKNFYDKHSEESNIVSIPVINGNTEDRLNYKFEQTRIINLEEEANNPQLHLKSCFIKKSALRNYKYNRKTLFEEETILINQLLLDLPRIGVIKNVKYYIRQIFDPKLFKNKTIQEKKYIQRIIFIKKLLSTSITKKSIVPDFIKYTITYYIQDILKIPDLDFLDKEEKNSLFEEIRSIIGILDDDMIYDNENIDYALRGFFIYLKKGVYSIVGEDDNVVMRSGDYYIDDLKKHRIWLDIVDIKDDCLVISGVYTTNFDNDSLRINLIKEDAGNNGETFSCDYFTYPQRDRSNVEYLGIPWKFVYNFEVSLELKDVIHNRYTFEVLFEENNIQMDYTPRIEFRISSYFSSVSIYAVIGEYILFKDSSSISVIPYSFRKLFNFEVKNIFKIIKSSEKGKVGAAFMHLLYLILYRYMDNKRIWLLNDRLDMVDDNAKHLFEYALKQDDGINKYLIVDKNSEDYKELKKNYKNIITYGSFKHKILYLFCEKRISSFLNENFFNPFYNDEEDKRKFYCNLVTAPRYFLQHGVISCDLTEQIRRYDHNLSLILTSSDLECQSFFDLDYNFPRQSIQVLGLPRYDKLTNKEKRKQILFIPSWRSYLDNDGELLKQSDYYKSIESLINNNKLAKLLDSAGYQLIFKPHPELIKHTEKFNIGSNVKLSINNSFQELFNNSSLLITDFSSVIFDFSYLKKPVIYYQPNDDYHYKEGYFNYEDMGFGEVIRNEEDLILKIREYIENNCIMEEKYQERVTSFFKYHDKNNSKRVYDWIKKN; encoded by the coding sequence GTGTATCCGGATAATGTTGTTATTTTGTCAAAGGATTATCTTGGTCAGCCTTATGCTGAAAATAATGTTTATAAAGTTCCTGGTGGTGAATATGTTACATTCCTTGAAGGAACTGATTACTTCTCAAAAAACACATTCGAACAAGTAAAAAACTTCTATGATAAACATTCTGAAGAGAGTAATATAGTATCAATTCCAGTAATTAATGGAAATACCGAAGATAGATTAAACTACAAATTTGAACAAACAAGAATAATAAATCTTGAAGAAGAGGCTAATAATCCACAACTACACCTAAAATCATGTTTTATCAAAAAATCAGCACTACGCAACTACAAATACAATAGAAAAACATTATTTGAAGAAGAAACCATACTAATAAACCAATTACTCTTAGATCTTCCACGAATAGGTGTGATAAAAAATGTTAAATATTATATTAGACAAATATTCGACCCTAAACTCTTTAAAAACAAAACAATCCAAGAAAAAAAATATATTCAAAGAATAATTTTTATTAAAAAATTATTATCCACATCAATCACAAAAAAGAGTATTGTACCTGATTTTATCAAATATACAATCACATACTACATACAAGACATACTTAAAATACCTGATTTAGATTTTCTGGATAAAGAAGAAAAAAATAGTTTGTTTGAAGAAATTAGGAGTATTATTGGTATTCTTGATGATGATATGATTTATGATAATGAGAATATTGATTATGCTTTGAGGGGTTTCTTTATTTATCTTAAAAAGGGTGTATATTCTATTGTTGGTGAGGATGATAATGTTGTGATGCGGTCTGGTGATTATTATATTGATGATCTTAAGAAACATAGGATATGGTTGGATATTGTTGATATTAAGGATGATTGCTTGGTAATCTCTGGGGTATATACTACAAACTTTGATAATGATTCACTTAGAATAAATCTGATTAAAGAAGATGCAGGAAATAATGGGGAAACTTTTTCATGTGATTATTTTACTTATCCTCAAAGGGATAGAAGCAATGTTGAATATTTGGGCATTCCATGGAAGTTTGTTTATAATTTTGAAGTGTCATTAGAATTAAAAGATGTAATTCATAATAGATATACTTTTGAAGTATTATTTGAAGAAAATAATATTCAAATGGACTATACTCCTCGGATAGAGTTCAGGATATCTTCCTATTTTTCTAGTGTATCAATTTATGCGGTTATTGGGGAGTATATTTTATTTAAGGATAGTTCTTCTATTTCGGTTATTCCTTATTCGTTTAGGAAACTTTTTAACTTTGAAGTTAAGAATATTTTTAAAATCATTAAAAGTTCTGAAAAAGGTAAGGTGGGAGCTGCATTTATGCATTTGCTCTACCTCATATTATATAGGTATATGGATAATAAGAGGATTTGGTTATTGAATGATAGACTGGACATGGTTGATGATAATGCAAAACATTTATTTGAGTATGCACTTAAACAAGATGATGGTATAAATAAGTATCTTATCGTAGACAAAAATTCTGAAGATTATAAGGAACTTAAAAAGAATTATAAGAACATCATAACTTATGGATCATTCAAACATAAAATATTATACCTATTCTGTGAGAAAAGAATATCTTCATTTTTGAATGAAAATTTTTTCAATCCCTTCTATAATGACGAAGAAGATAAACGTAAATTCTATTGTAATTTAGTAACAGCACCAAGATATTTCCTCCAACATGGAGTAATATCCTGTGATTTAACAGAACAAATCAGACGATATGATCATAATTTATCTTTAATACTCACATCATCAGATCTTGAATGCCAATCATTCTTTGACTTGGACTATAATTTTCCGAGGCAATCTATTCAGGTATTAGGACTTCCAAGATATGATAAATTAACAAATAAGGAAAAAAGGAAACAAATATTATTTATACCTTCCTGGAGATCATACCTTGATAATGATGGGGAACTTTTAAAACAATCTGATTATTATAAGTCAATTGAAAGCTTAATTAATAATAATAAACTAGCAAAATTATTAGATTCTGCTGGTTATCAATTAATATTTAAGCCACATCCTGAACTAATTAAACATACCGAAAAGTTCAACATAGGTAGTAATGTAAAGTTATCAATTAATAATTCATTCCAGGAATTATTTAACAATTCTTCATTATTAATCACAGATTTCTCATCAGTAATATTTGATTTTTCTTATCTGAAAAAGCCTGTAATATACTATCAACCAAATGATGATTACCATTACAAAGAAGGCTACTTTAACTATGAAGATATGGGATTTGGTGAAGTAATTAGGAATGAAGAAGATTTAATACTGAAAATAAGGGAATACATCGAAAACAATTGTATTATGGAAGAAAAATACCAAGAAAGAGTAACTTCCTTTTTTAAGTATCATGATAAAAATAATTCAAAAAGAGTTTATGATTGGATTAAAAAAAATTAG
- a CDS encoding glycosyltransferase family 2 protein: MKKISVIIPVYNASDSIETTLNSVINQNIDKMEVICINDGSTDKSSEILNKYSSKHDFIKIINQKNMGPAGARNNGILEAEGEYIAFLDADDIYLDNEALDKMHKIAVKNDADMVSANLRKIKQNGELEESYDYKNAQFTYFTKETIIKAPEYGIPWAFYKNIYKKEFLIKNNITFPDLLRGQDPVFLAEVLTHIEQIYTVPLDFYGYNYSIGGGLNIKLDTHAKIKDYISHYKEVFNILKDEEFQDTVYNYKKEFIDYLNFRQNINNETIKEILSEEFGDYKYFQESDYGYLILKTLIDDYDENDEEYDLIKYCLFEESMLEDTFIDIERLQDFVKISKDNDITKRESSFKQLKNIDNYTFEEKRKINGKVDKLKIDIARFIKSNNDILTSNSWKITGFLRSIKNNSGE, translated from the coding sequence ATGAAGAAAATATCTGTAATAATACCTGTCTATAATGCATCAGATTCTATTGAAACAACATTAAATAGTGTTATAAATCAAAATATTGATAAAATGGAAGTAATATGTATAAATGATGGGTCAACTGATAAATCCTCAGAAATATTGAACAAATATTCATCAAAACATGATTTTATAAAAATAATTAATCAAAAAAACATGGGACCAGCCGGAGCAAGAAATAACGGAATACTTGAAGCTGAAGGAGAATACATAGCATTTCTAGATGCAGATGACATATACCTTGACAATGAAGCTCTAGATAAGATGCATAAAATAGCTGTCAAAAATGATGCTGACATGGTATCAGCAAATCTAAGAAAAATTAAACAGAATGGCGAATTAGAAGAAAGTTATGACTATAAAAATGCACAGTTTACTTATTTTACAAAAGAAACTATTATTAAAGCACCAGAATATGGAATACCATGGGCTTTCTATAAAAACATATATAAGAAAGAATTTTTAATCAAAAATAATATAACTTTTCCTGATTTACTAAGAGGACAGGATCCCGTCTTTTTGGCAGAAGTATTAACTCATATAGAACAGATTTACACAGTACCCCTAGATTTTTATGGATATAACTATTCTATTGGTGGCGGATTAAACATAAAATTAGACACACACGCTAAAATAAAGGATTACATATCACATTATAAAGAAGTATTTAACATATTAAAAGATGAAGAATTCCAGGACACAGTATACAATTATAAAAAAGAATTCATAGACTACCTAAATTTCAGACAAAACATCAACAATGAAACTATTAAAGAGATATTGTCAGAAGAATTTGGTGACTATAAATACTTCCAAGAATCAGATTATGGTTATTTAATCCTCAAGACATTAATAGATGATTATGATGAGAATGATGAAGAATACGATTTAATAAAATATTGTCTATTTGAAGAAAGTATGCTGGAAGACACTTTCATAGACATTGAACGTTTACAAGATTTTGTAAAAATATCCAAAGATAATGATATAACAAAGAGGGAATCATCATTCAAACAACTAAAAAATATAGACAATTACACATTTGAAGAAAAAAGAAAAATCAATGGAAAAGTGGATAAATTAAAGATAGATATTGCACGATTCATAAAATCAAATAATGATATATTAACATCAAATAGTTGGAAAATAACAGGATTTTTACGATCTATAAAAAATAACTCTGGGGAATAA
- a CDS encoding glycosyltransferase — protein MTKVTLIMIINSENYHEKKIQNILKYSVYDFELIWIKNYSKQGENIAINDSRIKIKESEENNLMKTLNISINEAQGKYIIFTNTLNILLDDTLKRGYNKLEENNADMIIFSGKTKESTLISRITQGKPFNIEKIREHVFSTNFQLQDCLYNKQFLLNKNIQFNTHNNNDSEVFTFKSLIKADKILLYEKKLNNPNKEQITIQEYKQYLENLEYIKEIFYQKYDHIIEQAVNNYAINQAIKAYNKIGIKNKKAAYNLLRTNFIEKLNTKTIEQYIKTLTSRNKKQFEQVIITESVEEYELLKKVYEDKKHINYMKRYEQILQTEYKKIREFNHSLISSNSWKITKFLRIRNKL, from the coding sequence ATGACAAAAGTAACATTAATAATGATAATAAACTCGGAAAATTATCACGAAAAAAAAATTCAAAACATATTAAAATACTCAGTATATGATTTTGAATTAATATGGATAAAAAATTATTCCAAACAAGGGGAAAACATCGCAATCAATGATTCAAGGATAAAAATAAAAGAATCAGAAGAAAATAATCTGATGAAAACATTAAACATATCAATAAATGAAGCACAAGGAAAATACATAATATTCACAAACACACTAAACATATTATTGGATGATACATTAAAAAGAGGATATAACAAATTGGAAGAAAATAATGCAGATATGATAATATTCTCAGGAAAAACAAAGGAATCAACATTAATATCCAGAATAACACAAGGAAAACCATTCAACATAGAAAAAATAAGAGAACATGTATTTTCAACAAACTTTCAATTACAAGATTGCCTGTACAACAAACAATTTCTATTGAACAAAAATATACAATTCAATACACATAATAACAATGACTCAGAAGTATTCACATTTAAAAGTCTCATAAAAGCAGATAAAATATTATTATACGAAAAAAAATTAAATAATCCCAACAAAGAACAAATAACAATACAAGAATATAAACAATACCTTGAAAATCTCGAATATATTAAAGAAATATTCTACCAAAAATATGATCATATAATAGAACAAGCAGTAAACAATTATGCAATCAATCAAGCAATCAAAGCATACAATAAAATAGGAATAAAAAATAAAAAAGCAGCATATAATTTACTTAGAACAAATTTCATAGAAAAATTAAATACAAAAACAATAGAACAATACATAAAAACACTTACAAGCAGAAACAAGAAACAATTCGAACAAGTAATCATAACAGAAAGTGTAGAAGAATACGAACTACTAAAAAAAGTCTATGAAGATAAAAAGCATATAAACTACATGAAAAGATACGAACAAATACTACAAACAGAATACAAGAAAATACGAGAATTTAATCATAGTTTAATATCATCAAACAGTTGGAAAATAACCAAATTTTTAAGAATAAGAAACAAGTTGTGA
- a CDS encoding glycosyltransferase family 2 protein produces MMVKVSVVIPVYNVEKYLDESLKSIINQTLTDIEIICINDGSTDNSLDILQKYGKQDNRIKIINQENQGHAVATNIGMSQAIGEYLFLMDSDDILEHKALELTYNRAKETNVDFVIFKALNYNHDQQKYYETPSYSMNEIYGRVQENIFSYKDVQDLIFTMSVTPWSKLYNRQFIQDNNIIFPEGLIFDDNIFFWEVLFNAKKIVFLNEFLFIRRFYSTSSTNNGDLRFLDSIEINNMIWETFKKHNHFKTHKKELYNNKVLSAYNRFTKIKEIHKETFFQEMKKSYMKILEDEELFDDFIKNLNENNKQIFIQVLSTQNSNDFELLRLTYSSIIKNTK; encoded by the coding sequence ATGATGGTAAAAGTATCTGTTGTAATACCAGTATACAATGTTGAAAAATATTTGGATGAAAGTTTAAAATCTATAATAAACCAAACATTAACTGATATTGAAATTATATGCATAAATGATGGATCAACCGATAACTCATTGGACATCCTACAAAAATACGGAAAACAAGATAACAGGATAAAAATAATCAACCAAGAAAATCAGGGACACGCAGTAGCAACAAACATTGGAATGTCACAAGCAATCGGAGAATACTTATTTTTAATGGATTCTGATGATATCTTAGAACATAAAGCACTAGAACTCACATACAACAGAGCAAAAGAAACCAATGTGGACTTTGTAATATTTAAGGCATTAAACTATAATCACGACCAACAAAAATACTACGAAACACCATCATACAGTATGAACGAAATATATGGAAGAGTACAAGAAAACATATTCAGTTACAAAGACGTACAAGATTTAATATTTACCATGTCAGTAACACCATGGAGTAAACTATACAACAGACAATTCATCCAAGACAACAACATAATATTTCCTGAAGGATTAATATTTGATGACAACATATTCTTTTGGGAAGTACTCTTCAATGCCAAAAAAATAGTATTCCTAAATGAATTCCTATTTATCAGAAGATTTTACTCCACATCATCAACAAATAATGGAGACCTAAGATTTCTAGATTCAATAGAAATAAATAACATGATATGGGAAACATTCAAGAAACATAACCATTTCAAAACACACAAAAAAGAATTATATAATAATAAAGTACTGTCAGCATACAATAGATTCACAAAAATTAAGGAAATCCACAAAGAAACATTTTTCCAAGAAATGAAAAAATCATACATGAAAATACTCGAAGATGAAGAACTATTTGATGACTTCATAAAAAATTTGAATGAAAACAATAAACAGATATTCATACAAGTATTAAGCACACAAAACAGCAACGACTTTGAACTTCTAAGACTAACTTACAGCTCAATAATAAAAAACACTAAATAA
- a CDS encoding glycosyltransferase family 2 protein produces the protein MEKKQPKVSVIMPSLNMKKYITQSIESVINQTLTDIEILCIDAGSDDGTLEILKKYAEEDERVHVFLSNKKSYGAQVNQGLNNAKGEYVSIIETDDYIQENMLESLYNLTQIGYIDIVKGNFYHVYDNVENIIKADTAKRSLANLDKAFKINNQPIFLEGHPSIWSAIYKRSFLLNNEIMFLEEEGGAWVDNPFFYETALKAQTIRYTDTPYYYYRESNENSSTNNLTNLSIPAKRIKDIFEVLKDNEWDNPEIKILFYNRIFRYIEIIIENQEKSGEELDYEATKDVHEILRNVDITYVQENLSTKNKRIYYKFASPLILAKFENN, from the coding sequence ATGGAAAAAAAACAACCAAAAGTATCTGTAATAATGCCATCATTAAACATGAAAAAATACATAACACAATCAATAGAAAGCGTAATCAACCAAACACTAACAGATATAGAAATTTTATGTATAGATGCGGGCAGTGATGATGGAACACTAGAAATACTGAAAAAATATGCAGAAGAAGATGAAAGAGTACATGTATTCTTATCAAACAAGAAAAGTTATGGAGCACAAGTAAACCAAGGATTAAACAATGCAAAAGGAGAATATGTTTCAATAATTGAAACAGATGACTACATCCAAGAAAACATGCTGGAATCATTATATAACTTGACACAAATAGGATATATTGACATAGTAAAAGGAAACTTCTACCATGTATATGATAATGTAGAAAACATCATTAAAGCAGACACTGCAAAAAGGTCTCTAGCAAACCTGGATAAAGCATTCAAAATAAACAATCAACCAATATTTCTCGAAGGACATCCATCAATATGGTCAGCAATATACAAGAGAAGTTTCCTATTAAACAATGAAATCATGTTCCTGGAAGAAGAAGGAGGAGCATGGGTAGATAACCCATTTTTCTATGAAACTGCATTAAAAGCACAAACAATAAGATATACGGACACTCCCTACTATTATTATAGAGAATCCAATGAAAATTCATCAACAAACAACTTAACAAACTTAAGCATACCAGCAAAAAGAATAAAAGACATATTTGAAGTATTAAAAGATAATGAATGGGACAACCCAGAAATAAAAATATTATTTTATAACAGGATATTTCGATACATAGAAATCATAATAGAAAACCAAGAAAAAAGTGGAGAAGAACTAGACTATGAAGCAACAAAAGATGTACATGAAATACTAAGAAATGTTGATATAACTTATGTACAAGAAAATTTATCCACCAAAAATAAAAGAATCTACTATAAATTCGCCTCCCCATTAATCTTAGCAAAATTTGAAAATAATTAA